TATTTCCGAAGTCCAAACCACCCTCGATCGCTCTTTTTCGATTCAGACACTTTAATTCCCTACAATCGGCAACATCAGCTATTCCAAACCGATCATGCCACTTTGGATCAAGGCCATCTTTGTAAAAATGAATATCGGCAATGTTCGCGTAGAAACGGTCACCGGATTCCAGGGAAGGCTTAAGCGATAAAATAGCTGTATCCACATCACCCAGATCACTGGCTACTGCATCAGCAAACCAATTTGGAGTAAGGATATCCACATTGACCAAGGAAGAGGCTATGAAAAATAAGGTGCTGCCATCCTTATGCATTCGGGCCATCCGCCAACGTTCTCTCCATCGCTCTTCTGTACGAAGCTTTTTGGCTGTCTCTTCCAGATCATTTTTTTGCTGATAATAGATCCTCTCTTGGATAGCTTCATTAAGGACGAATGCTGCTTTGAGTACACGCAAAATTCCCCACTTGCGCATCTTGTTGACCTGTTTTAAGATCCAGTCATATTCCCCAATATTGGCCGTGTTGGGCATATCGGTGGTGAATGTATGGCCAAGATAGAAAGGTGATTTACCATACTTTATTATATATCCCCTCAAGGCTTTCATCAGGTTTGCGATCTTGTGCTCTGGGAAATACTTTACCTCATCACCGATCACGTGCACGTAAGATCTACCCGCCAGACTAGCTGGACGATCCAGTGATCCAAACGTCACGTTCAATCCGGTATACCAGATCATGGTATGCTTATAGGTGACAAGGCGGTTGTATGGTTTCCAAAAATGTTCCTTTAATTCCGGTGGCAGATCTTCTTTCTCCGCTTCAGAAAATTCGGGGGGCTGTTTCCCAATAACGTAGTGGATACCTTCTCTATAGCCTTTGCGTTCGAGGCCCTCCAATACCGACGGCAGAACGTTTTTCTGTAAATTGGAATAGGTATCCGAAACCCACACAATCGGAGCCCCCGGCATATCTTCGGCTATGGCGATCAGACGCTCCACAAGAATCTCTGTTGTTTTAGCAGATCCACGTCCCAATACCATGTATAGAAATTTTGGCAGGATCATCAGCGCCATCTGGGCAAGCCAGTTCATGTAAGCTATAGCGATATCAGCAGTCTTTTTTATTTTGGGTCTCCAAGCCATGGGATAGGTTTATTATTTTTTGAATTCTTCTTCGATGATATCAAACTTGTCAAGCAGCTTAATTTGCTCCAGCATAGCATCCTGACGTAAGTTAGATTTGACAGATTCAGGTTGATCAAGCGCGTCAATTTCTGCGGCTAGTTCATTTCTATTGATCAGTGGAAGTCCAGCCAATTCGGTACTGAGCGTGAATAGTTTTACAGAAGGCTGATAGATTTCTTTCGGAAGTTTGTTGACATCTGGCTTGTCCAGTTCCAGAAGTGTTGCAGCCTGTTTGGTCAGGTTTCCGTACACCTCATAATCCCGTGAGGATTCTGCATTTTGAGCCACAACGTTTGCTGCCATCTCCAAGCGTTCGGCAAACTTGTGGCGTAGGGCTTTTTTGTTGATGTTACGATCACCATAGAATAGGTTTACAGCTTCATCATACATCTGGGAGGCACGCTGATGCTTCAATCCAAAGTTTTTGACAAAGAAATCGACAGTAGCCCGACGGCCGTAAATGCTGTCCATGTCACGGATAAAGATCAACGCATCGATATAGAGCTGCTCTTCGACGCTGATATCAGCGATAGCTTTGCCTGCCTGGATATAATCGTTTAATTTTTCAAGGATATGGCGATGTTCAAAGGTTCCGAAGATATCCATCTTGGAGATTTTGAATGCACGGCTGCGCTTGATCTCATGGATCTGCTTTTGCGCTGGTACGTCTCCAGATAAAGCAACATTGTACAAGGCAAGCCTTTCGTCCATATCCTGTTTGAGCTTACCGGCTTCCAGGCGTTCTGCTAGAAAGGTGTTGCCGTCTTCAGCTATCTGTCTGAAGACGGTTTTGTTGATACCGAAATATAAGGCGATCTTATCATTGGAATACCCCAGAGCGGAGAGGGTTTCCAACTTGTCCCACTCTTCATCCGATAGGTTGAGATTAGCGTGTTTTATGGGTCTGTTTTCCTCCATAAAACAAAAATGCCACTAACATAGCGGCAGGGAAAGGACGGAAATATTTTTTATACGATCATGTCGGTCTGGCTAATTTCTTTGGATATAAGAATGTAGAAATAATTATTTTTATAGTCACCTAGAGCTTCAGCCAACTTTTTACAACTTAGATAATCCAACTTTAGAAAACTCGATTCTGGTATTTCGAATTGGAAATGTAAAGTATCTATAACTTTTTCATTAAGTACTTTAATTAAATTTTCAAAGTCAGCTGCACGATCTTGTGGTATATTATTTTTTACTTCTAAAAATTCAGGTTTTGGGTGCATTAACTTATTTCTTTTTGTTATAAATTGAAGAATTTCTTTTATTGACCTGCTTTCTAAATTTGTATGATACTTTCCGAAAGAATAAATCGAAGGAAATAGTTTTATTTTATCTGCGAATGATAGTTTAGAATATATGTCAACCATTGACTTATACTTATCAACCCCATAAATTTCCACACATTTATATAATGTTATATAATTTAGACTTAGCTCTAGTATGGATGAAGCTAAAGTCATAAAATTAAAAAAGTCGTAGAGTTCACTATCATCATTGAGTTTCCTATACACCTTCCTTAAATATTCAAATTTTAAATCTAAAGAATGAGATAAATAATAAGATTCTCCGTTTGCGAATAGTAATAATTTTCCATTTTCCATTTAAAATAATTTTTATCAATTATACTGTTTTTATTCTAATAATCTGTTCACTTCTGCCAATTGCATCTGGAGCTCTTTTATTTTTTCGTTCCGTTGCCTGACTAGATCTGGTCGGTTTTCTTTTTTTAGTTTGGATTTGTTTCGCCAAAGGTTATTTTCAATATTTTTCTTCTTTTTGAAGAGATCCATTGTGTTTAAATTCCGAAGATCCTTTATTCGCTTGATCTGGGCGAATATCGGATGATCGCCCAATGTTGTTTTGGTTGTCTTGTAATGTTGCAGCTCCCTGTATATTTTATGATTGTCTACAAAGTTTGTGACCAGGATCCGCAATTGGTCACATAGCTGATTTTCTTGAACGTCCGATAATGATTCGTATGCTTTTACACAATTGGAATAGATGGTGATCTTATCTGAAATAAGCAGCTTTAATTCAAGTGGGCAATCCGGATCAGCCAGGAATGGCCATTGTGTGCGCAGTTTATATTGTTCCTTTCTATTGGACTCCTGACTCTTTTTTATGACAGCCGCTTTGGATTCAATATGAGACTTGTTTACCTGAAAGTCAAGCGGTATATCTGCTTTTTTAAATAAAGCTGTTTTTAGGAGCTGTACGTGCTTTTCAGGATTCTTTGATACAATGTTAGCGATGGACTTATTCGGATCCGTGTAGTCCATAAATAAGCGAAGGCCGACCGTTGGGTCAGCTCCGCCTAATAACCAATTATAAACTAAAGATGAAAGCATTATCCGTTCCAGAATCTAGTACGACCTGTGTCGATGTGAACAAATGTTCTGTAATAACCGGTACCGCCGGACTTCTTATTGTCTTTGACGACTTTCTTCCAAGCAGCGATATTGCCATTTATCGGATAAGTGTCCAGGGCATTGCCTAAAATGTGCTGACTTGAAGTCGCTCCGTTGACAGACCGATTATATTCAGCAGATCGGTAGCTGCTGGAAATACCGATGGCAGAACCGAATATATCCCGCAGATCCTGAACCTCCGCAATGATGTTAGCGTTGATCCGGGTAAATGAGTTCTTTTGATTTTTTGTCAGGAACTCATGCAAACGAAAGTTTGTGGTGATCTGAACGTCTGGCGTATTCTTATTGAATTCAAGATAATCGCCGTCTGTTTTAATTCCGCAGGTTAGGGCAAGCGCTAGAATGCCGGTAACCAATATCTTTTTATTGCTCATATTTCGAAGGTTGGGGGAATACTTTTGCAATAACATTTTTGACTGAGAGCCAACCTCTGGTATTGCAGTTGATAAATTTCCGCTTGTAGAATAGATCAAACATCATTAGGGGTTCAACATTATCACGGTATACCGATGCGAGTAAACCATCTTGAATGTTCCCGGTAATCTGGATTGGCCGCGCGTCAGGGAACCGGTAATTGAAATACAACGATGTAAGCAGATACCCTTTTTCAGTGGCATTGAATTTCTCAATCACTTCCGCAAGGATCTCTGCGTTCACAAACATTGGCGTATGTGTGCCGTAATGATATGTGGATAACCCTTCTTTTGCCAATGCCTGTTTGGTACGGAGGGAGTTTTGACAAAACAGCGATGTCCCTTTGGCGTGATCTTCGAGGTCTCCAAATGCTTTGAGCACCTGGATATCGATCAACGCTGTAGGGCCAGCCAGATAGATGTCATCATTTGTCAAAATGAAATCTCCAGTTACTTCTCCCGAGGCGATAAGCGTCAGGATCTTATTTGTTACATCAGCTTGTGGGTTTCTGATTTCAGCCGGGGCTGCACAGTTGCAGTCTTCCAAAATCAACACTGGATCCAATGGGATGTGGGTGATATCCGGAGAAAACCAATCTTCTTTATCACCGACAATAATGATGCGATGATCAGCAAGGAAGTGATCTGCCCAGGAGCGCAGTGTGTAACGGAGCTCTTCTCCAGCTGCTTCTGATTTAAGATAGGGAATTACGACTGCGATAGGTTGCTGCCGCTCGGTTTGGATAGCATCAACCGAGCTGTTTTCTTCTACTTTAGGCTCTTTGGAAGCTTGATTGCTTTCATTGATACTAGCTTTATATTCGATACCTTTTGCTGTAAGCGATACCGATTTATCTTCGTTACGTAGGATAAGTTCTTTATTGATCAGTGAATTTAATACCGCATTTACTGATCCTACAGATAGTTCTGATTGCTCAGCAATGGCGCTGGCAACGGATACCCCCGCGATGACCAGGGCTAAAATTTTGCTTTCTTTTTCTGATAAGTTCATTGGCTTATTATATTGAGTGCCGGTAGGTTACCGGCACTTGGTTTACTAATTTGTTTTATACTCCAGCACCGCCAGATCCGGTAGATCCTGAGACATCATTCCAATCTTCGTTTGGAATAGCCGTACCTCTATAGAATCCAGCACGAAGCCTTGATCGTACCTGTTGTGCCATTGTAACCGTAGTCTTAGCAGCATCATTATTATCCTGACCGGCAGGAGACAAGTAAATAGGATTACACTTCCAGCCGATAACTCGGGTACCTTCTCCGGAGCAGTCGTTCGAAAGTGCGATAAAAGGTTTGCCGAGGTATTTTTGGAAAAATAATTCCGAGTCTACCTGAACACCAGGATGTTCAAAAACCAATTTTTGAACTACACCCTCAGCATCTGGATCCCCGTCAGGATCATTAGCGATATCGATGGACTGAGCTGTTACTTCAATCGCAATGGCTTTTGCGTTTGGCTTCAAGGTAATATTTCCGGTGACCACGATATCATCTTCTGTACGAGCAGGAAATGTGGCGATGTCATCATAATGAACAAGCTGGATAACACCTTCTTTGGCTTTTGGAGCTGCTGATTTTTTTCGCAGTGAAACTTTAATTGCCATAATATTTTCGTTAGTTGATTGTGAATGGGTAAAAGGGGCCGAAGCCCCTATTGTGATTTTGGTTGATTGTTATACGCCACCGCCAGCGGATCCTGATCCCTCAGAACCAGTTACCGGTAAGGTACCGTCAGGAAACTCTGCATCTGGTTTTAATCCTGCTTGTGGATCATATCCATCAGGTACGTATGCAAACACAGCTTCTGCAATTGCAAATCCTGCCGATAACCAGAATTCCCCAACAATATCAAGGTTGTAGTGACCTTCAACTACTTTGTTGATAATGTTTGGAGCTTCATTAATGTGGCGGAGCTTCACCATATTGTCCGGAACTGTAGCGATCAGGATTGGAGAATTTCCCATACCGTCAAGGTGAACAATTTCCATTTCTACGTAATCGACTTCCGCATTTGGATTCATTCCACCAACTTGCTTTGTGCCTCCGCCGTAAACTTTTTCATACGCTCGTTGATAACGCTTTTTAACAAATTTTGAAGCCATGATCATTCTGATCTTAAGCTTATCATCAACGAAGTCCGCGAATTCTTCTACAAATTTTACCACCTCAGCATCGGTAGCTGTTACCCAGTTTATTGTTTTTGCAAAGAAATTAATACGTGTACCAGCTTTGGCTTTCTCCTTGATCAGGAGAGTTTCGATCCCATCCATTGAATCTTCGGCAGGGGTTGCCTCGTCATCTGTTGATTCTACATATTTACCTTTGAAGATCATTCGAAGTTCGATATCATCCAAGATTCTGGGCAAAATCAACTGATTGATGATGTATTTAGAAATTGGCATCTGACTAGGTGTCAACGATTCATCATACAGATGGAACATGTAGCTATCTACCACATCTGACGGGTAGATTGGAACGTTGATCTTGTGACGGAAATTTGGAATTCTTAAAGGCGTGAATTTAGCATTGCCTTTTGGCGTCCATTTCGGTTTGAACTGTTGAACTACTGAATTGATCATCGATTGTACAGCACGGTATTCAGTAGTAGCAGGAACGGATTTGAAATACTTTTGAGAGGTAAAACCGTTGAAGATCTGTTTAATGATATCAAGGTTGTTTACACCCTGCGAAAGGTAGGTGCCGAACTCTCTGCGTAAATCCGCCACCTCAATAGAACCTTTACCGGTTGGAGCCACACCTGTACGCGTATATGCGATAGCACGTGAATAATGTGACGCTGTTGTGTTTACCTTCAATGGTTTAGATGCTTGTTGACCTAAATCATCCAAGTTTTCAGCATTCGGTAGATCTTCCGGAGTATCCAATAATGTCGCGATAGTTTGTCGATTGTTATTGTTTTCTGATTTAAGACGATCGTTTTCAGCTTTAAGAGCCTGTAACTGGGCCGAAATGTCAGCAGTAGCCTGATTAGCTTCAGCAGTAAAAAACTCTTTCATGGCAGCATGGATAGATTGTGATTTGGTCTCCGGATCTTCGGCAGACAAGCCCTCTTTGAAAGCTGCAAGCGCACTTTCTCCGAATACTGTTTTTAAGGTAGCTTCTTGTTCATCAGATAATTTGTTATCTGCCAAAGTTGTTACCCCAATCGCCTTTAAGAAAATAGCTTTGATTTTTTTAAAATTCATAGTTAAGTGATTTAGGATGAAAAAATTATTTGTGATTGGTCCAGTATTGGACATTGACGTAATCAATCGCTGCTTTGAGACCACCTAGCTGATCAGCCAGCCCCAGGTCAATAGATTTCTCGGAATCGAAGGTTGCGCCGGTAAGCACACCCTGTGTTTCATACTTAAGGTTAGGCCGGCCAGCTTTTACTGCTGCATGGAATTTATCAGCCAGGGGATTGAGCATCTCCTTGCGGATAAGATCATATTCTCCCTTTAAAAATTCCTGGAATGGTTTGTTCTTGTCTGCAGACTGATCTGCGTATACCTCATGGTATTTTGCGCCCTCTTTTTCGTAATATGGAATTGGATCCAGATAAGATATCATTACACCGATAGATCCTGTACCAGATACTGTGTCATTGTCGAGGAAAATACGATCAGTTGCAGCAGCTGTCCAATATCCGGCAGAGTAGGCTGAATCAATAGAAGATACAATAGGCTTGCCGAGCGATTGCGTATACTTTATCGCATCTAATAACGGGGGCACAGCGTTACAGGCACCTCCTCCAGTATCGATATCCAAGACGATACCAGATACATTTTCTTTGGCTGCAAAATGTCTGATGTAATGAGCGATCTCATCCATGCCGTATGTACACATGGTTCCATATTTCAGCATTACACCTTTTATAGGAAGCACTACAACACGCTTTTGCTCGGTATCAACTTCCGCACTTACTTCTTCATCTGATCCGGCGGAGAAAGCACGGATGTCTATTTGTTTGAGCTCCTGGATCTGATTGGAGAAAACACCATTGCTGGCAATGATACCTTTAGCCTGGGACAAGAAACCTTGTGCCTCTTTCGGCGATATCATGAAATGACCTTTGAGGATGGTGGATAATAAATGGAATTGCCAATTGCCCGCTAGTTTCCTTTGCATAATTCTTATGATTTGATGCAAAGGTGTTGAAGCAGGCTAGGCTAGGAAAGGACGTTTTGAGGGGCATTTTTTACTCCGTAGGGAAGATTTTTTTGATAAAATTCCAGAATTTTTGCTGCTCTATTTGTTTGAGAGATTGAATTATATGATTTGGTATTATTTCGCCTGTGTGTTTATGTTTATAAAGCACCCTATGACCGTAAAGCCCATACCGTTCACTAATTAACACAAAGTTCGATAGATGGTAATAGGCCACCATATTTCTTGAATAGCCCTTTTTATACTGTCTTTTTTTCATTCAGCGGTGGGGTTATGGAATTGTGCGATATACTTATTGTGTTAATAAATAGTGTGTTATTGTCGCTGATATCAACTGGAACATCGGGAGATCCGACAATTACATTGGTTCCATCGCAAAAATTAACCTTGACAATGACAAGCTCAGGAGCTTCGACATTGTCTTTTAATCTGGCACTGATCGTTATGGTATGCAATCTTCCAGATTTATCTAGCTTACTGGAGTGTGTATATTCTCCGGAAGCTACATGCATAGGCAGCTCTGTCCATCCGTTCAACGGCTGTACTGTAATGCTGTGGCCAGCGGGTATCCAGCGTACGATCTGATCTGCTGGAGCGTACTGAATCGATTCGATCAATTTCATAGGGCATCTTGATATTCGTTAATTACTTTTTTGATAGCTGCATTTTGGATGCGGACACGTTTGGCCAGTCTTTCATAAAGCTGCTTGATCTGCTTTTCCTCTGATCGGTATTGTCTTTTTTTCAGTTGCTCGGGATCTCCGATTTTTGAGGTCAGCTTTCTGGATAGAATGTAAGTTTGGATTACATCCTTTTGCTTCATCTTTAAGGCCATTCCGTTGTAATAAAACTGGATCCAATCGTTTTCAAACGTAGCTGTGATGTAATCTTCGATCTTTTGCTGATCGTCTATAGAGATATAGCAGAACCGTTGGAATAACCCGGGCATGGCCGATGTTTTTGGCAGCTTAAAACTGACGGATTTATCGGGATCAAATTTTTGCTCAACAGGGAAGTCTGAATACTTCACCATTGAGCATATAAACTTCCCGACCTTGGTATCTCGAAAGATGCTGAACGCATCATTTTCATAGGCAAAAAGGTAGTGCAGATAGTCACGCAGGATATCTTTTTTTATATGGCAAAAAACATTCATAAATACTTCGAAATTGGTACAATCAAAGATACTTATTTCTCCGCTTTAATCGGAATTTAATGTGTTGATATTTAGTGTAATTAACCTGTTTTATTTAAACAGATTATTCCGTTTTTTTAAGATCATGGCACACATGTTTTTCCTCTCAAATCGGAAATTCGTGTAATAAATTTTGGAACTAAAAAAACCAATTTGCTTCGACACTGTTTGCAACGTGTACCTAAAAAATAAGCAATTTTTCTGTAATTCTGTAAACCTGTAATTTCACATTGATATTCAGTTGTTTATGTTGTAATATTTGTCTGATTTTTAGGTTACAATTTTTTTTTGATTTTGTAATCTTTAAAATAGGGTTGTAACTATTACATTTTTTTGTAATCTTCTTATTTTATGTTACATTTTTTTGTAATCACTTAATATTCTGTAAATCATTCCTTTATCTTATTGTTTTTTATTTGTTTACAGAATTACAAAAATTTTAAGGTTAAAAGAATTAAAGGGTTAAAGGGAAAAGGCCGGGACGGCAGCGGGATATAAAAAGGTGCAGCCGGCCTTTGGGGCCAGCTGCTATTTTGCGCTGCTACGCGAGCGCTGGAAATTCAACCAATGAAAGGCGGAGAGTGGAGGTTAAAGGCGCCCGAGAAGTGTGCTAATGATGGTCAGCATCTCGGCAGTCGAAAGGGTGGATCTCTCGATGCGCCCATGAGTCATGGAAAGGAATATTTCCTCGACCTTATCACGTATGGCCATATGTTTATCGTGGGAATGATTAAGCAATTGAATTATCGATTCCTTCGGCAAATAGTTCAGCTCATCTTTTAAAATGTTAGTTTCTTCCATAGCATAATTCTTTAGTTACCGTAATTATACTAAAAATATTAGTATTAGCCGCAAGGTCAGAAAAATTTTAACTGTTTTTAGCGATAATTGTTTTGGGAATCCTCTTAACCCACGGTATTTCGCCTCTTTCGATCATGTCTGTAATGATATCGATTTCTGTAATTCCAAACCATTGAGCTGTCAACTTTACGCGCAGATCATGTTCCCATCCGTATGATCTAGACCATTTCATTTCGCCTAAATCAATATTATTGACCATCAAACTGTATGCGTAATCTTGACCTGTATGCTCCAAATTATGTATGGATATTATTTGGCGTGTCCCATTATAGTAACAAAGTGCCAGTAAGTTTTTTTCATGCTTGTATATCAGGGCGTCAATAATGGCATCGGCCAATGATCTGGGGAGATTACTGCCTATATGCTCCCAACGCCCATAGTATTGGCGGAATGTATATTTTTGGCCAGACTTTCCGTAAACAAAATAGTCTAGACTAATAGTTTTGACTTCCGGACAGTCAATCTCGTAATATATTTCTAAGGTTTTTGATCTGTATTCTATATTCAATATTTCCATGAAGTAAAATTGCTAATAATATTAGTTTTTACATATGTTGGAAATACGTAAAAAAGAAAAGCCTGGATTTAATCCAGGCTTGCCTCTTCATGAATTTCTGATATTATCATTTTCAACCTCTCTTTCTATTGATCCAATATCATTAATCCCAAGAATTATCTCGTTGATGGAAGACTAAACCTTCGACGATTGGGGATTCGTATATGGGATATGCTTCAAAATTGAAATGATCCTCTGTATCTCCATAGAAATTTTCGACTTCATATTCTAGCTTATCTTTGATTATAACCTTTGCCGTATCAAGATCTTTGGCTATTACAATTATTACAGCCGAATTTTTACCAAAGTGTTTATACTGTTTCATATCTGTAATAGTTTCTTTTGCAATTTTAAGCTTATTATTTGGGTATTCATCTAATTTTATGGAAGCGTTTTCTAGATAAGCGGATAACGCCTGCTCATGGCTAGAAGACTCTTCCAGTTGAACGCCAAATGTTCTGTTAATATCTTCGATGCTCAAGTCCGATTCAAATGCCATCATGAACCGGCAAGCTGATTCTAATTCTTTTCTTGTCATTTTATTCTTTTTTAAGTGTTGCTAGTTACAGGTTTAAATAGTCTTTTTTATAAGGGATTCCGTATTATGAGCAACAATAGTTCTCCAATTTCCCATTATAGTTTCACAATATGGTAGCTCTCCTGATAAGTGTTGCAAGTTAACTGTACCCTATAAGCTTCAGCTTTATTTTTACACCTCATCGCATTTACTGCATTGGGAAATGGATGACCGTCCAACCATTCGTCAATAGTATTATACTGCTTTGGGATTAGGGCGTGTGGATCCTCTAGTTCTCGCTCCAATTGCCGAAGGTGTTGTATTTTTTTATCGATGTCGGTTATGTTCGATTCAAGGCTACTTTTTCTGATCCGTAGTTCCTGGATCTTATTTTCAATTTCTATTTGGTTCATTTTTTTTTGATTTTAACTAAATAAGTGCATGTCATTTTCTTCAATTATCGTTGTGTGAAAAGGGAATCCGC
The Sphingobacterium multivorum genome window above contains:
- a CDS encoding YcbK family protein, producing MSNKKILVTGILALALTCGIKTDGDYLEFNKNTPDVQITTNFRLHEFLTKNQKNSFTRINANIIAEVQDLRDIFGSAIGISSSYRSAEYNRSVNGATSSQHILGNALDTYPINGNIAAWKKVVKDNKKSGGTGYYRTFVHIDTGRTRFWNG
- a CDS encoding S49 family peptidase, with translation MQRKLAGNWQFHLLSTILKGHFMISPKEAQGFLSQAKGIIASNGVFSNQIQELKQIDIRAFSAGSDEEVSAEVDTEQKRVVVLPIKGVMLKYGTMCTYGMDEIAHYIRHFAAKENVSGIVLDIDTGGGACNAVPPLLDAIKYTQSLGKPIVSSIDSAYSAGYWTAAATDRIFLDNDTVSGTGSIGVMISYLDPIPYYEKEGAKYHEVYADQSADKNKPFQEFLKGEYDLIRKEMLNPLADKFHAAVKAGRPNLKYETQGVLTGATFDSEKSIDLGLADQLGGLKAAIDYVNVQYWTNHK
- a CDS encoding helix-turn-helix domain-containing protein — its product is MNLSEKESKILALVIAGVSVASAIAEQSELSVGSVNAVLNSLINKELILRNEDKSVSLTAKGIEYKASINESNQASKEPKVEENSSVDAIQTERQQPIAVVIPYLKSEAAGEELRYTLRSWADHFLADHRIIIVGDKEDWFSPDITHIPLDPVLILEDCNCAAPAEIRNPQADVTNKILTLIASGEVTGDFILTNDDIYLAGPTALIDIQVLKAFGDLEDHAKGTSLFCQNSLRTKQALAKEGLSTYHYGTHTPMFVNAEILAEVIEKFNATEKGYLLTSLYFNYRFPDARPIQITGNIQDGLLASVYRDNVEPLMMFDLFYKRKFINCNTRGWLSVKNVIAKVFPQPSKYEQ